The DNA segment ACCCACACAATTTTGATCATGCATGGGTAGATCAGCAATATTTGCCGGATACCATTAAAGATCGATCCTATTATGAACCGAAAACAACCGGCAAGTTCGAACAAGCTCTTAAACAGGTTTACGATAAGATTAATAAACAAAAATCATAGTTAAGTATAATTCTTCCTCCTGTTGTCCACACTACAAATAAATCTGACAAACTATTTCTCTAATAGAAAAACAGGAGTGATCAATATGCCAAAGGTTAGACAAGATGCTTGGTCTCATGAAGATGATCTTTTATTAGCTGAAACGGTCTTAAGACATATCCGAGAAGGCAGTACCCAATTAAGGGCCTTTGAGGAAGTCGGAGATCTATTAAATCGCACATCAGCCGCTTGTGGCTTTAGATGGAATGCCGAGGTACGACAAAAATATGAGCAAGCTGTAGAATTAGCAAAGAAACAGCGTAAAGAGAAAAAACGAAATGAAGCAAGTATGCCAAACCCAGTTGTCGTAGATTCCTATGATGAAGAAAATGATCATCATGAAGTGAAGAAAGAGGTCACCTATTCCATGCCAGAGCGAGAGATTGAGACAGAGCTACAACCACAGCCTGAACCGACCCTTTCGCTCTCACAAATTATTAAAGATTTGAAGGCATTTCAAAAAGAGTCTTCTTCCCAGCAAAATTTGAGTCATAAATATCAAGCACTTGCAGATGAAAATAAAAAACTTGCATCTATGAATCAACAATTAACCAGTCAATTAAATTCGATGACCGAGGATTATCAAGCATTAATCCAAATCATGGATCGCGCCCGAAAGATGGTTATGTTCGATGATCAAGATTATGCCCAAAAACCACAATTCCGGATGGAAAAGAACGGCAACCTTGAGCATGTCGCGCGATAAGAACTTAACAAAATAAAAAGCAGCACAGTTTACTCAAAAAAACTGTGCTGCTTTATTCTATGTAATTTGCTTTCTCATAAAAAAATCCAATCCCAATTGTGCCGTCGTATCATGAGTTTTGAACCCGCTCCAGGCAGGTGGGTGCCCTGCTCCTCACTTCTTGCGTCCTCAGTAATAAGGCTTGCATTCCATGAGGAAACTCCAGGCTCCCGTTTCAAAAATGTTCGGTCAAAACGTACATTCGAACAACGCACACATCAGGATTGGTTTCTTTAATTGTATTCAAATCATAGCATAAATATTTCAGCTAATCAAGGTGATAAAAAAGAAGTTTCTTCTTGCTTTAATCTTTTTTCACTTGTTTGAGCTGCAGGTGAAGTTCATCTAATTGGGCTTCACTTACACGGCCAGGTGCTTCCGTAAGAGGGTCCTGAGCCGATGCTGTTTTAGGAAATAGGATGGTATCCCGCAAGTTCGTGCGTCCAGCAAGCAGCATAATAAAACGGTCAAAACCAAGGGCAATCCCCCCATGCGGAGGAGTACCATACTCCAATGCTTCAAGCAAGAAACCAAACTGTTCCTCAGCTTCCTCTTTAGAAAAGCCAAGAACCTGGAACATACGCTCTTGCATTTGTTTTTGATAAATACGAAGAGAGCCCCCGCCTAATTCGTAACCATTGAGTACAATGTCATACGCTTCTGCCATGGCTTCCTCTGGCTTACTATTTAATTCTTCGATGTCGCCGTTTGCTGGCATTGTGAAAGGATGGTGTGCCGCAAAGTATCTTCCTTCTTCTTCGTCATATTCAAATAATGGCCAATCTGTCACCCAAAGGAAGTTGAATTTCGTCTGATCAATTAAATTTAGACGCTTAGCAAGCTGTTTGCGGAGAGCACCTAAACTGTCTAATACTACAGACGTTTTATCCGCTACAAATAGTAATAAATCGCTATCTTCAGCGTTTAATGCTTCTTGTAATTGTGAAGTATCTTTTTCAGAGAAAAACTTAGAAATTGGTCCATTAAGTGCTCCATCCTTAAGTTTCAGCCATGCCAGACCTTTTGCCCCGTAAACCTTCACATCTTCCGTCAGCTTATCAATATCTTTTCGTGAAAAGTTATCGGCTTGTCCTTTGACATTAATGGCACTGACCCGGCCCCCTGAGGCCACGGCACCACTGAACACTTTAAAGTCCGAATCCTTCACGATCCCGGATACATTCACAAGTTCCATCGCAAATCGGGTATCCGGCTTATCAGAGCCAAAGCGTTCCATGGCTTCCTGATATGGCATTTTTTCAAATGGTGTCGGAATGTCGATCCCTTTGACATCCTTCATGACTTTAGCCATCATTTGCTCTGTCATTGCCATAATCTCTTCCTTACTCATAAAGGACGTTTCAATGTCGACTTGTGTAAATTCTGGCTGACGGTCTGCCCGTAGATCTTCATCTCGGAAACAGCGGGCAATTTGGTAATATTTTTCGAACCCTGACATCATCAGCATTTGTTTAAATAACTGAGGCGATTGCGGAAGGGCGTAAAATTCTCCTCCATGCACACGGCTGGGGACTAAATAATCCCGAGCCCCCTCAGGTGTGCTTTTGGTCAAAAGCGGTGTTTCCATCTCAAGATACCCTTCATCATTTAAAAACGTACGAATTGCCTGGGTCGCTTGATGTCTTAGCTTGAACGTTTCCTGCATTTCCTTACGGCGAAGGTCTAAATAACGATACTTCAAGCGTAGATCCTCAGACACCTCCGTCTGATCCTCAAGCATAAATGGAGGCGTCTTTGCTTTGTTAAGCACCTGAATCTCCTTCGCAAGGATTTCAATATCTCCGGTAGACATATTTTGATTTACCGTACTCTTATCACGTAAAACGACTTGCCCAGACACTTCAAGGACGTATTCTGATCGAACATTTTCAGCCGTTTGGAGTGCTTCTTTTGACACTTCAGGATTAAACACGACTTGGACAACACCTGATCGATCCCTTAAATCAATAAAGATAAGCCCGCCAAGGTCACGGCGTTTTTGCACCCACCCTTTAATCGTTACTTGTTCTTCAATATCAGATGTTCTGATTGTTCCGCATGATTTACGCTGCATATTATTCGCCTCCAGCTAGTTCTTGTTCTAAATATCCTGTGATTTCACCGAGAGGAAGTTCGGTCTGCTCGCCACTGGTCATATTTTTTACAGTCACAGCGTTCTGCTCAAGTTCCCGCTCTCCTAGTACGATGACGTATTTTGCTTTGAGTCGGTCAGCCGATTTGAACTGACCTTTCATTTTCTTTTGTAAATAATCCTTATCTGTTTGGATTCCATTACTGCGTAAAAGTTGCGTCAGGCGAACAGCTTCTTGTTCTGCCTCCTCTCCCATAGCAACAATATAGCAATCCAGCGAATCCTCAACTGGCAATTCAACACCCTCAGCTTCTAACGCCATCAGTAATCGTTCCAGACTCATAGCAAAACCAATCCCCGAGGTTTCAGGGCCTCCAATATCCTCAACAAGTCCATTATAACGGCCGCCGCCGCTTAAGGTCGTAATGGCTCCAAAACCTTCCGCATCACTCATAATTTCAAACGCAGTATGATTGTAATAGTCAAGTCCGCGTACTAATTTTGCATCAATAACATAATCGATATTCATGGCTTGCAGGTGATTTTGAACAGATTCGAAATATGCCTTGGATTCATCATTTAAATACTCTAAGATCGAGGGCGCTGTCGCCATTGCAGAGTGGTCTTTGTCTTTCTTACAGTCGAGTACTCGTAATGGATTTTGTTCCAGGCGTAACTGACAATCTGAGCATAGTTCATCCCTGTGCGGCTCAAAGTGGCTCACTAAAGCTGATTTATGTGCTTCTCTGCTCGCTTGATCACCTAAGCTGTTCAGAACTAGTTTTAAGGAGGTTAGCCCAAGTTCTTGATAGGCATTAATAGCTAAAGCCATCACTTCGGCATCAACAGCTGGATCGTTACTGCCTAACGCTTCAACCCCAAACTGAACAAATTGCCGCATTCTCCCTTGCTGCGGCCGTTCGTATCTAAACATTGGTCCGATATAAAACAATTTCGTCGGCTGATTGGCAAGACCATATAATTTATTTTGCACAAAGGCTCGTACCACTGAGGCTGTTCCTTCAGGCCGAAGGGTTATACTTCTGTCCCCGCGGTCAGTAAAGGTGTACATTTCTTTTTGCACAATGTCCGTACTATCCCCCACCCCTCGTTGAAACAGTTCTGTATGTTCAAAAATAGGTGTTCTAATTTCCTTATAATTGTATCGACGGCTAAGGTCGATAAGCTGTTGTTCAACATATTGCCATTTCTCTGATATACCGGGTAAAATATCCTGTGTACCGCGCGGTGCTCTCATATTCATTATTATTCCTCCTTCAAAGTCATCAATAATCCATTTCCTTCCAATATAAAAACTCCCGCCCCTTTCTACAAAATAGAAAGGGACGGGAGTTACAGCCCGCGTTGCCACCCTAGTTGGGGCATAAAGATGCCCCCGCTCGAAACAGTTAACGCCTGCCTACGTTCACACCTACTACATAGGTTCGATGCGAAACCTAAGAAATGTCTTTCATCTGATCATGATATAGAAATGCTTTCAGCCGTTCGACATTTCTTCTCTGGCTATCTGATTTCAGATTACTTTTTTCCTCAATGGTTATAGTCGATTCATTTAGAATTGATTACTATCATATATTTTTAGTTATTCACATGTCAAGTTTATTCGCATATGAAATAGCTTAAGTTCTTCAGACCCTATTCCGTAGCAAACCATTTTCATCATAGCAAGTGAAGCTTTTCTGTGCACTAGGAAGGGGATTAGAAATGTTTGTCGAATATGTGTAAGGTCAACAAAATATGGAGGTGTACACAAAATATGAAAGGCTGGTTATCATTATTATTTATTTTTTCCGGCTTAATTTGGATGACGACAAATATTGTTCATGCTGACCAAGCTATTATACAAGTGGACCGCTTAAATGTGAGGTCAGGTCCTAGTCTGTCAGATTCCATTATCGGGCAAGCTAACAACAATGAAACCTATCGCATTGTTAATGAGAAAAACAATTGGACACAAATTGAATGGAACGATAAAAAGGGTTGGGTTGCAAGCTATCTCGTCAAGATTAAGCAAGAGGAATCCTTTACATCGAAGGTCGATTATTTACGTGTTCGGGAAGAACCAGGGATGGACGGAAAGATCCGTGGTTATTTAATGAAAAATAAACAAGCAACAAAGAAGAAGCAACAAGGGGATTGGGTGTTGATTTCCAGCGCAAAAATTTCTGGGTGGGTTCATACTGATTATTTAAGTACATATGCTCACAGTAATTCTAAAGATATACAGGAAACAGATTCAAACGGCAAATTACTGGGTGAAGTGACTGTAGCCACTGCTGTAATAAATGTCAGAACTCAGGCCTCAACAAACAGCTCGGTTATTACCCAAGTAGGAAAAGGGAAAACATTTGATTATATTTCAGAAAGCAAGGGCTGGTATCAAGTCAGGGTGGATAACAACAAAACAGGCTGGGTTGCAGGGTGGCTTGTTACAAACAAGATAAACTCTCCCCTACACCAGTAGCGCAACATTCGAAAGTCACACTGCTCTACAATGGAACGAACATTCGTACAGGCCCTTCCTCGAATAATAAAGTAGTAGGACGTGGTCATAAAGGGGATCAATTTGATGTATTGAATAAAGAAGGCCAGTGGTTCAAAATTTCCTATAAAGACATGGAAGCTTATGTTGCAGAGTGGATTGTAAAGGCAGGAAGTTCGCCCACACCTTCCAATAAAGAATCTGATGGTTTAAGTGGAAAAACCATCATGATCGATGCCGGCCACGGCGGTTTTGACCCTGGAGCAATTGGTGCTAACGGAAGCTACGAAAAGACATTGACATTACAAACTGCTGAAAAGTTAAAGAATGCAATCGAACAGAACGGTGCTCATGTGATGATGACACGTTCAAATGATTCATATGTGTCGTTGTCTGCAAGAACGATCCTCTCTAATTCTTCAAAGGCGGACGCATTTGTAAGTATTCATTATAACAGCTTTCCACAGGATATAAGTACCTCAGGAATTAGCACTTACTATTATCATAACAACGCGAAGTCACTTGCAAGCAATCTTCAGTCTAGTTTGGCTGAGACAACAGACTTCAGGGATCGCGGTGTCAAACATGGAAATTTCCATGTCCTTAAAAATAATAAGAAGCCAGCTGTCCTTCTTGAGTTAGGATTTCTTTCTAATCCTAAAGAGGAACGGGTGGTCAAAAGTTCCGGATTTCAAAATAAAGTCAGTCAAGGAATTACCAACGGGCTTATTCATTATTTTGATTAGAAATAACTTCATATAAAAAGTAACCCTGCAGCCTGAGAGGCTGCAGGGTTACTTTTATTTTTCCTTACTGTCTATAATAAGTGTCACAGGACCACTGTTTGTCAATTGCACATTCATCATCTCACCAAATGCACCTGTTTCCACATCTAAACCTTCTTGTCTCAACAGCTCATTAAATCTTTCATACAATTTATCAGCTTGTTCAGACTTTGCTGCTCCCATAAAGTTAGGACGCCTTCCTTTTCGGGTGTCGCCATATAAAGTAAACTGTGAAATAGAGAGAAGTCCTCCGTTTATGTCAAGTAATGAATGGTTCATTTTTCCATCACGATCTTCAAAAATACGTAAGTGGGGAATTTTTTTTACTAAATAACGAACATCCTCCTCCGTATCATCATGAGTTACACCAAGTAGAACGACCAGGCCCTCATCAATTTGTCCAATTACTTCTGTTTCAACCTCTACGGAAGCATTTACCGCTCTTTGAATAACAGCTCTCATGCCCATATTCTCCCTTTTTACTTATTGCATCACGCGTCGCACTGTGTACACATCGTGAATTTGTTTAATTCTCTCAACAATTTTTCGTAAATGATCCGTATTTTGAATAAGGATCGTTATATGAATTGTCGCCATTTTATTACGATCTGATTTACCGGAGACAGCAGTAATATTGGTTTTTGTTTCATTGACAGCCTGTAAGACCTCGTTTAGTAATCCACGGCGATCATAGCCCCAAATCTCTAAATCAACATGATACTGTTTCGTATTTGTTGGACCTTTTTCCCAATGGACAGGTAATAAGCGCGGCTTGGCTTCCTCCGTCTGAACGTTAGGACAATCTGTACGATGCACAGATACACCGCGTCCCTTAGTAATATAACCGACAATGTCGTCACCTGGTACAGGATTACAACATTTAGAAAGGCGAACGAGCAGGTTGTCCACACCTTCCACTTTTACACCTGAATCCTTTTTGCCAGTCGTCGATGATTTTTTAATTTCTGTTGTTGTTACATCAGCGAGAGTTTCTTCTAAGTTTTGTTCCTTTTGCTGCTGCCTTCTTAATTTTTCAGTTAGGCGTGTAGCTATTTGAGCGGCAGTGATCCCCTGGTAGCCTACTGCTGCGAACATGTCCTCTTCATTTGCAAAGTTAAACTTTTCAGACACACGATTCAGATTATCGGCTGTGAATACTTCCTTCGGCTGAAGGTCAAAGTTACGAATTTCACGCTCTACCATTTCACGGCCTTTTGTAACATTTTCTTCTTTTCTTTGTCGTTTAAAAAACTGTTTAATTTTATTTTTGGCTTGTGATGTCTGTGTGAGCTTAATCCAGTCTTTAGAAGGGCCATAGGAATGTTTCGATGTCATCATTTCAACAATGTCACCAGTATTCAGCTGATAATCAAGCGGCTCCATCTTCCCGTTTACCTTCGCTCCAATCGTTTGATTACCCACCTCGGTATGAATAAGATAGGCAAAATCAATCGGCACTGAACCTGACGGCAGTTCTATGACATCGCCTTTAGGAGTGAACACATAAACCATATCGGAAAATAAATCAACCTTTAGCGACTCCATAAACTCTTCAGCGTCATTCGTTTCACTTTGCCAGTCTAAGATTTCACGGAACCAAGTAAGCTTATCTTCAAAAGACTGAATGGCAGGAGTTTGTTTTCCTTCCTTATACGCCCAGTGCGCTGCAATTCCATATTCTGCAATCTCATGCATTTCGTGTGTACGGATTTGCACCTCTAACGGATCACCTTTAGGTCCTATCACCGTTGTATGCAAGGACTGATATAAATTCGGCTTAGGCATAGCAATATAGTCTTTAAAGCGTCCAGGCATTGGCTTCCAGCATGTATGAATGATTCCTAGCACAGCGTAGCAATCTTTAATACTTTCCACTTGAATCCGTACAGCCAGCAAATCATATATTTCATTGAATTGTTTATTCTGCAGGACCATTTTACGGTATATACTGTATAAATGTTTAGGACGTCCGTTCAAATCCGCTTCAATATTCACATCATTCAGCTGGCCACGAATTTCCCCCATCACATCTTCAATATAGGATTCGCGTTGATTACGTTTTTGCTTCATTAAGTGAACAATTCGATAATATTGCTGTGGATTTAAATAACGCAAGGCGGTATCTTCGAGTTCCCACTTAATCGTGGAAATCCCGAGCCGGTGAGCGAGAGGGGCAAAGATTTCTAACGTTTCATTAGAAATTCTCCTTTGCTTTTCAGGAGGCAAATGCTTCAATGTCCTCATATTATGCAAACGGTCAGCTAGTTTTATTAAAATGACACGCATATCCTTAGCCATAGCTACGAACATTTTCCGATGATTTTCAGCTTGTTGTGCCTCTTTAGACTTGTATTTAATCTTACC comes from the Halobacillus shinanisalinarum genome and includes:
- a CDS encoding RelA/SpoT family protein, yielding MAKDNILTAEEVIEQASQYMNNDDLAFIRSAFEFANNAHSEQYRKSGEPYIIHPIQVAGILVNLEMDPETIASGFLHDVVEDTEIGLKEIETSFNTEVSMLVDGVTKLGKIKYKSKEAQQAENHRKMFVAMAKDMRVILIKLADRLHNMRTLKHLPPEKQRRISNETLEIFAPLAHRLGISTIKWELEDTALRYLNPQQYYRIVHLMKQKRNQRESYIEDVMGEIRGQLNDVNIEADLNGRPKHLYSIYRKMVLQNKQFNEIYDLLAVRIQVESIKDCYAVLGIIHTCWKPMPGRFKDYIAMPKPNLYQSLHTTVIGPKGDPLEVQIRTHEMHEIAEYGIAAHWAYKEGKQTPAIQSFEDKLTWFREILDWQSETNDAEEFMESLKVDLFSDMVYVFTPKGDVIELPSGSVPIDFAYLIHTEVGNQTIGAKVNGKMEPLDYQLNTGDIVEMMTSKHSYGPSKDWIKLTQTSQAKNKIKQFFKRQRKEENVTKGREMVEREIRNFDLQPKEVFTADNLNRVSEKFNFANEEDMFAAVGYQGITAAQIATRLTEKLRRQQQKEQNLEETLADVTTTEIKKSSTTGKKDSGVKVEGVDNLLVRLSKCCNPVPGDDIVGYITKGRGVSVHRTDCPNVQTEEAKPRLLPVHWEKGPTNTKQYHVDLEIWGYDRRGLLNEVLQAVNETKTNITAVSGKSDRNKMATIHITILIQNTDHLRKIVERIKQIHDVYTVRRVMQ
- the hisS gene encoding histidine--tRNA ligase, with the protein product MNMRAPRGTQDILPGISEKWQYVEQQLIDLSRRYNYKEIRTPIFEHTELFQRGVGDSTDIVQKEMYTFTDRGDRSITLRPEGTASVVRAFVQNKLYGLANQPTKLFYIGPMFRYERPQQGRMRQFVQFGVEALGSNDPAVDAEVMALAINAYQELGLTSLKLVLNSLGDQASREAHKSALVSHFEPHRDELCSDCQLRLEQNPLRVLDCKKDKDHSAMATAPSILEYLNDESKAYFESVQNHLQAMNIDYVIDAKLVRGLDYYNHTAFEIMSDAEGFGAITTLSGGGRYNGLVEDIGGPETSGIGFAMSLERLLMALEAEGVELPVEDSLDCYIVAMGEEAEQEAVRLTQLLRSNGIQTDKDYLQKKMKGQFKSADRLKAKYVIVLGERELEQNAVTVKNMTSGEQTELPLGEITGYLEQELAGGE
- a CDS encoding SH3 domain-containing protein — protein: MKGWLSLLFIFSGLIWMTTNIVHADQAIIQVDRLNVRSGPSLSDSIIGQANNNETYRIVNEKNNWTQIEWNDKKGWVASYLVKIKQEESFTSKVDYLRVREEPGMDGKIRGYLMKNKQATKKKQQGDWVLISSAKISGWVHTDYLSTYAHSNSKDIQETDSNGKLLGEVTVATAVINVRTQASTNSSVITQVGKGKTFDYISESKGWYQVRVDNNKTGWVAGWLVTNKINSPLHQ
- the aspS gene encoding aspartate--tRNA ligase, whose product is MQRKSCGTIRTSDIEEQVTIKGWVQKRRDLGGLIFIDLRDRSGVVQVVFNPEVSKEALQTAENVRSEYVLEVSGQVVLRDKSTVNQNMSTGDIEILAKEIQVLNKAKTPPFMLEDQTEVSEDLRLKYRYLDLRRKEMQETFKLRHQATQAIRTFLNDEGYLEMETPLLTKSTPEGARDYLVPSRVHGGEFYALPQSPQLFKQMLMMSGFEKYYQIARCFRDEDLRADRQPEFTQVDIETSFMSKEEIMAMTEQMMAKVMKDVKGIDIPTPFEKMPYQEAMERFGSDKPDTRFAMELVNVSGIVKDSDFKVFSGAVASGGRVSAINVKGQADNFSRKDIDKLTEDVKVYGAKGLAWLKLKDGALNGPISKFFSEKDTSQLQEALNAEDSDLLLFVADKTSVVLDSLGALRKQLAKRLNLIDQTKFNFLWVTDWPLFEYDEEEGRYFAAHHPFTMPANGDIEELNSKPEEAMAEAYDIVLNGYELGGGSLRIYQKQMQERMFQVLGFSKEEAEEQFGFLLEALEYGTPPHGGIALGFDRFIMLLAGRTNLRDTILFPKTASAQDPLTEAPGRVSEAQLDELHLQLKQVKKD
- a CDS encoding N-acetylmuramoyl-L-alanine amidase: MACYKQDKLSPTPVAQHSKVTLLYNGTNIRTGPSSNNKVVGRGHKGDQFDVLNKEGQWFKISYKDMEAYVAEWIVKAGSSPTPSNKESDGLSGKTIMIDAGHGGFDPGAIGANGSYEKTLTLQTAEKLKNAIEQNGAHVMMTRSNDSYVSLSARTILSNSSKADAFVSIHYNSFPQDISTSGISTYYYHNNAKSLASNLQSSLAETTDFRDRGVKHGNFHVLKNNKKPAVLLELGFLSNPKEERVVKSSGFQNKVSQGITNGLIHYFD
- the dtd gene encoding D-aminoacyl-tRNA deacylase, with the protein product MRAVIQRAVNASVEVETEVIGQIDEGLVVLLGVTHDDTEEDVRYLVKKIPHLRIFEDRDGKMNHSLLDINGGLLSISQFTLYGDTRKGRRPNFMGAAKSEQADKLYERFNELLRQEGLDVETGAFGEMMNVQLTNSGPVTLIIDSKEK
- a CDS encoding RsfA family transcriptional regulator, whose protein sequence is MPKVRQDAWSHEDDLLLAETVLRHIREGSTQLRAFEEVGDLLNRTSAACGFRWNAEVRQKYEQAVELAKKQRKEKKRNEASMPNPVVVDSYDEENDHHEVKKEVTYSMPEREIETELQPQPEPTLSLSQIIKDLKAFQKESSSQQNLSHKYQALADENKKLASMNQQLTSQLNSMTEDYQALIQIMDRARKMVMFDDQDYAQKPQFRMEKNGNLEHVAR